The following coding sequences lie in one Arachis stenosperma cultivar V10309 chromosome 5, arast.V10309.gnm1.PFL2, whole genome shotgun sequence genomic window:
- the LOC130979588 gene encoding uncharacterized protein LOC130979588 isoform X1, protein MGRAITKSMIRRMMMTTTKNSAVGHFLRRTSTPHLNSSPLFHLHNPSSLTHHVVQQKSHLCPFSSDPRRFFSIGFSDDVRDEASEEGETTDDGWEEEDDSEPMIGDGGDGGGVALRNVPWGQRALSVAKDILKEFNEDIELYAFKTSPRGYVYVRLDKLTNEYGCPSMEELERYNQEYKKRLDEVGALGEIPDDLALEVSSPGAERILKVPDDLNRFQDMPMRVHYTENTESNSTEEDGVFLLESIEKESEVCVWKLADVKENRDPLRKGKPLSRKQKDWRLELPFIMHRMVTLYLD, encoded by the exons ATGGGGAGAGCCATTACTAAGAGCATGATCAGGAGGATGATGATGACGACGACGAAGAACAGCGCTGTTGGTCACTTCCTCCGACGGACCTCAACCCCTCACTTGAACAGCTCGCCTCTCTTCCATTTACATAACCCATCTTCTCTCACTCATCACGTTGTTCAACAAAAATCCCATCTTTGCCCCTTTTCCTCTGATCCCCGTCGGTTTTTCAGCATTGGCTTCTCTGACGATGTTCGAG ATGAGGCAAGTGAAGAAGGAGAAACCACTGATGATGGATGGGAAGAAGAAGACGATTCTGAGCCTATG ATTGGTGATGGGGGTGATGGCGGTGGAGTTGCCTTGCGTAATGTTCCCTGGGGCCAGCGGGCGCTCTCTGTTGCCAAGGATATCCTTAAGGAGTTTAATGAGGACATTGAACTATATGCTTTCAAGACTAGTCCTCGAGGATATGTCTATGTGAGATTAGACAAATTAACAAATGA ATATGGCTGTCCAAGCATGGAAGAGCTTGAACGATATAATCaagaatacaagaaaagatTAGATGAGGTTGGAGCACTTGGAGAGATACCTGATGATTTGGCACTTGAG GTTTCATCCCCAGGTGCTGAGAGGATACTAAAAGTGCCAGATGATCTTAATCGTTTCCAAGACATGCCCATGAGAGTCCATTATACGGAAAATACAGAATCCAATAGCACAGAAGAGGATGGAGTTTTCTTGTTAGAGTCTATAGAGAAAGAATCAGAGGTATGTGTGTGGAAGCTGGCAGATGTTAAAGAGAACAGAGACCCTCTCAGAAAAGGCAAGCCTTTAAGTCGAAAACAGAAGGATTGGCGATTAGAATTGCCGTTTATCATGCATAGAATGGTAACCCTGTATCTTGATTAA
- the LOC130979588 gene encoding uncharacterized protein LOC130979588 isoform X2, translating into MGRAITKSMIRRMMMTTTKNSAVGHFLRRTSTPHLNSSPLFHLHNPSSLTHHVVQQKSHLCPFSSDPRRFFSIGFSDDVRDEASEEGETTDDGWEEEDDSEPMIGDGGDGGGVALRNVPWGQRALSVAKDILKEFNEDIELYAFKTSPRGYVYVRLDKLTNEYGCPSMEELERYNQEYKKRLDEVGALGEIPDDLALEVLRGY; encoded by the exons ATGGGGAGAGCCATTACTAAGAGCATGATCAGGAGGATGATGATGACGACGACGAAGAACAGCGCTGTTGGTCACTTCCTCCGACGGACCTCAACCCCTCACTTGAACAGCTCGCCTCTCTTCCATTTACATAACCCATCTTCTCTCACTCATCACGTTGTTCAACAAAAATCCCATCTTTGCCCCTTTTCCTCTGATCCCCGTCGGTTTTTCAGCATTGGCTTCTCTGACGATGTTCGAG ATGAGGCAAGTGAAGAAGGAGAAACCACTGATGATGGATGGGAAGAAGAAGACGATTCTGAGCCTATG ATTGGTGATGGGGGTGATGGCGGTGGAGTTGCCTTGCGTAATGTTCCCTGGGGCCAGCGGGCGCTCTCTGTTGCCAAGGATATCCTTAAGGAGTTTAATGAGGACATTGAACTATATGCTTTCAAGACTAGTCCTCGAGGATATGTCTATGTGAGATTAGACAAATTAACAAATGA ATATGGCTGTCCAAGCATGGAAGAGCTTGAACGATATAATCaagaatacaagaaaagatTAGATGAGGTTGGAGCACTTGGAGAGATACCTGATGATTTGGCACTTGAG GTGCTGAGAGGATACTAA